The region TGTTCCAACAAAATCTAAACGTTCAATTAAAGTTCTTGCTATTTCTTCCGCCTTTATCATAAGCTCTGAACTAATATCAGCTGGTACGATACTTAAGTGTAAGATATGATTTTGATGAATATTCTCCGCTACCGGGAATGTCTCGACATCACCATTTGTGCCTCTTGTTACGATGACTGAGATTTCTTTTTCAAAAGGAACAAATCCTTCGAGGATACATTCTGTTCCTTCGACAATAGGAATAACTTCTAAGATATCTTCATCAGTTTTTAGCATCCATTGTCCTTTGCCATCATATCCACCACACGTCGTTTTCAAAATAGCTGGGTACCCTAATTGCTTAATGGCATATCTTAACTCCGCTTCACTTTCGACTTTCATGAATGGTGCTGTTTTAAATCCACAATCATTAATGGCGATTTTTTCTAAAAAGCGATGTTGAGTAATCGCAATTGGTCGATTTCCTTGGGGGAGATACCCTTTAGATTCTAGTTGCTTAATCATCTCACTTGAGACATTTTCAAACTCATAGGTAATGACGTCACTTTGTTTAAATAAGGATAACAATGCTAATTCATCATCATAAGTTGCATTAATTTCGATATCAGCAACTTGGGCAAGTGGTCCATTTGCTACTGGTTCTAAAACGGCAATTTTATATCCCATTTGTTTAGCAGCAATTGCCATCATTCTTCCAAGTTGTCCTCCACCGATAATTCCAATCGTTGATGGGGGTAATATTAACTTACTCATTTAAATCGCAATCTCCCAGTACTGAATCCGTCATCTCTTTACGATAATTTTCTAAATAAACTGCAATTTCTTGATATGATGTGCTTAACATGGAAGCTGCTAATAATCCTGCATTTTTGGCTCCAGCTTTTCCAATAGCTACTGTAGCTACCGGAATTCCTCCTGGCATTTGAACAATAGATAGTAACGAATCGAGTCCATTTAAAGCTCTTGATTGAACCGGTACTCCAATAACCGGAAGTGTTGTTTTAGCAGCAACCATTCCAGGAAGGTGCGCAGCACCTCCTGCTCCTGCAATGATTACTTTAATTCCCCTATTACGTGCAGCCTCTGCATATTCAAACATTTTATCTGGTGTTCGATGCGCTGAAACGACACTAGCTTCATAAGAGATTTCTAATTGCTCTAAAACTTTCATCGCTTCTTGCATTGTTTCGAAATCTGATTTACTTCCCATGATAATTCCAACCAATGGTTTGGGTGAGATTTCGTATATTCTCTCCATCAAAAATCCTCCCTATTTTATTTTTTCTATCCTTATATATATGCTTTTAGAATAACCCGATACATTCACCCTCTGGTGTTACATCCATTTTTAAAGCAGCTGGTTCTTTCGGTAATCCTGGCATTGTTAAGACGTTACCTGTTAAGCAAACAATGAATCCAGCTCCTGCTGAGATACGAACTTCACGAATTGTAATGTCAAAATCAGTTGGACGTCCAAGAACTTTTGGATCATCACTTAATGAAACTGGTGTTTTAGCCATACATACTAAGTAATCTTCGTATCCTAATTTTTTTATTGTTTCTAATTGCGCTTTTGCTTCGTCTGTATAGTTTACTCCGCGTGCCCCATAAATTTTTTGAGCGATTGTTAAGATTTTCTCCTCTAATGTTTGGTTACGCTCATAAATTTGATTAAATGTTTGATTGTTCTCTTCAATTAGTGAGACAACTCGAGTTGCTAATTGCTTAGCACCAGCTCCTCCATTTAACCAAACATTTGCGATTTCGCATGGATGATTATTTTGTTCACACCAAGATGTTAAGAATTCAAGTTCTGCCTCTGTATCATGCGTGAATTGGTTAACTGCTACGATGTATGGCAAATTAAATTGCGTGATTGAATCAATATGTTTAGCTAAGTTTTCGATTCCTTTTGATAAGGCTTCAACGTTTTCTTCTTTTAAATCTTCATATTCAACGCCACCATGCATTTTTAATGCACGAATTGTTGCGACGATAACAACACAGTCTGGTGTAAGTTTTCCTTCACGACATTTAATATCTAAGAATTTTTCTGCTCCTAAGTCAGCTCCAAATCCGGCCTCAGTAATCACATAGTCTCCAAGTTTTAAAGCAGTTTTAGTTGCAATAATAGAGTTACATCCATGAGCAATATTTGCGAATGGTCCTCCATGAACGATAGCTGGTGTATGCTCGCATGTTTGAACTAGATTCGGTTTAATTGCATCTTTTAATAACATGGCAATTGCACCTTCAATTTTTAAATCTTTAACGTGAACTGGGTGATCATCCGGAGTATAAGCGACGATGATATTTCCTATACGAGCTTTTAAATCCTCTAAGCTTGTAGCTAAACAAAGGATTGCCATAATTTCAGAAGCAACTGTAATGTTAAATCCATCTTTACGTTCAATTCCATTAACTTTTGAACCTTGTCCAATCGTGATATCACGTAATGTACGATCGTTTAAGTCTAAACAGCGTTTGAATACAATTTTAGTTGGATCAATATTACATTCGTTACCTTGATACATATGATTATCTAGTAATGCACAAATAGCATTGTTTGCTGTTGTAATAGCGTGAATATCTCCTGTAAAGTGAAGATTTAAATCTTCCATCGGTAATACTTGTGAGTACCCTCCACCAGTTGCTCCACCTTTAAGTCCCATAACTGGTCCAAGTGATGGTTCACGTAAGGCGATAACAGATTTCTTATCAATATGGTAAAAACCTTGCCCAAGACCTACTGTCATCGTTGTTTTTCCTTCTCCGGCTTTAGTTGGGCTAATAGCTGTTACTAGGACTAATTTTCCGTCTTTTTTATTTTGATTCATGACACTTAAGTCAATTTTCGCCTTATATTTTCCATAACATTCAACTTCATCTTCAATCCCTAATTGTTTAGCAATCTCAATAATTGGTTTTAATTCAATTTCTTTTGCAATTTGTAAATCATTTTTCATTTAAAATCCACTCCTCTTTGTTTTAATAGCTAACCAAGATATTTCATCTATCTAGAAATAGATATGTTTTTAATAGTTTTAATCCGACTCAGTATCTAAATCTTTTCAATACGAAGATTAACTACAATGCATTTATCACTTAGCAATTATCCAAAATAATCTATTCTTAACTGCTAGGACACGCAGAAGTTTTTCAAAGTTTAGAAACTTCTGTACAATGACATATCTATATTCTTTACTTTAATAAAGCAAAAGAATCTTTTTAGCTACTTTTTTATTTGTAGAAATAAAAAAGCACCTTTAGGACTTAACTAAAGGTGCTAATAGTTAAATGTAACTCTAAAGAATTATATTAGGTAAGTTAAATAAAGCCTTCATCGAGACTATTTTTGCTTTCACTAACATATGACTTTGCGATACACTTTATTATTAGACAACCTTCATAGTCCCTGTATTTACGGTAAGGGGTAGAAACTTTCGAACCATATTATCGATGATATATGAATGCTGTGATTTTTATGTGATTTACTGTAGGTATCAAATTAATTGTAAAAAAAAACATATGCGTTAGTAAAAACACTTAACCCATACGTTTAACTTTTTCGATACACTATTTTTAATTGTAGGCATACGATTGGTGTAAATTGATTCATCTGTTTTGTCATTTGAATTCGCTCCATTTTCTCCAACCCCCTACAAATTCTACAACTTATTTACAATTGCATTATAAACTAATAAAAAATAAATATCAATATCGTTTAGCAAATTTTTCATATGAAAACGAAATAAACATTTTTCATTTTTAGATCCCCTTTAATAGGTTATTATCGTTAACCAAATTGAAGAACACTTTTTGAATCATTTTTTATAAAACTATTAATTTTGAAAAATTATTTTCTATTGCACAGTGTTTGAGTATATGCTATCATGTTTACAACTAAAAAACGGGCTATTCATTAAATAGCTCTTTGAGGACATGAACATGATTATAACATAAGGAGGCCCCACCATGAGCACATTAAATGGTAAAGTAGTATATCAAGGATTAACATTCGATGATGTTTTATTAATCCCTCAGCGTAGTGAAGTATTACCTAAAGACGTTTCTTTAAAAACAAAACTAACACGTGAAATCGAGTTAAATATCCCAATTATTTCTTCAGCAATGGATACAGTAACTGAATCACGTTTAGCAATTGCTCTTGCTCACCAAGGTGGAGTTGGATTTATCCATAAAAATATGTCAATTGAAGAACAAGCAGAAGAAGTTCGTCGCGTTAAATTATATCAAAATGGAATGATTTCAGATCCTGTAACATTATCTGCTGACATTACAATCGCCGAAGCTAATGAAAAGTGTAAACATTATAAAGTTTCTGGATTCCCAGTTGTTAATGAGAATGGAATCTTAACTGGTATTATTACTAATCGTGATATGAAATACCGTGAAGACCAAACAGTTAAAGTATCAGAAGTTATGACAGGACGCGATGCTTTAATTACTGCTCCAGTTGGTACAACACTTGATGAAGCTAAACAAATATTAATGCAACATCGTATCGAAAAATTACCAATCATTAACGATGCGGGTATCTTATGCGGATTAGTAACCATCAAAGATATTGATAAAACAATGTCTTACCCAAATAGTTGTAAAGATTCTCAAGGACGTTTACGTTGTGGTGCCGCTGTTGGGGTTGGAGCTGATACATTAGATCGCGTAGCTGCTTTAGTTGATGCGGGTGTAGATGTTATTACAGTGGACTCTGCTCATGGTCATTCAGTTGGTGTTATTGAAACAGTGCGTAAAATCAAGGAAACTTATCCACAGTTACAAGTAATCGGTGGAAATATCGTAACTCCAGAAGCCGCAAAAGATTTAATTGATGCGGGTGCTGATGCCGTTAAAGTTGGTATTGGACCTGGTTCTATCTGTACAACTCGCGTTGTTGCTGGAGTTGGTGTTCCTCAAATTACAGCTGTTAACGAAGTATACGAATACTGTAAAACAGTTGGTGTTCCGGTTATCGCTGATGGTGGTTTAAAATTAAGTGGTGACTTTGTAAAAGCTATTGCAGCAGGAGCTGACTGTGCAATGTTTGGTGGTTTATTCGCAGGATGTGAAGAAGCACCAGGTGAAGAGATTTTATATAACGGTCGTCGTTATAAAACATATGTAGGAATGGGCTCTTTAGCTGCTATGAAACGCGGTTCAAGTGATCGTTACTTCCAAGGCGGAAAACAACAAGAGGCTAAAAAATTAGTTCCAGAAGGAATTGAAGCTCGCGTTCCATTCAAGGGAAAACTTGAAGATGTCGTTTACCAATTATGTGGTGGATTACGTGCCGGAATGGGATATTGCGGAACAGCAACGATTGAAGATTTAAAAACAAATGGTAAATTTGTTCGTATTACAGGAGCAGGATTACGTGAATCTCATCCACACGATGTTGAAATTACTCAAGAAGCTCCAAACTATCAAAAATAACATAAAAAAAGAGAACCTTCAAAAAAGATGGTTCTCTTTTTTTATGAATCTTGTATTCTTCAATTGTGGATAAGTTTTACACAGAAAATTCATTATATGTTCCTTCGCCAGGATAGCATTAAAATTTTTCCAAGTAAGAAAATCTTATCTCAAATTAAGTTTTTTTGTCTGACATCAATTGAAATTGAAAAGTTATTAGTATAAAAAAAGGAACTTATCCATGATTGTGGATAAGTCCCTAACCTATTAACCTTCTAGGTATTTACCTAAGAATGCTGTAGCAATTTTAACGCTATTGATGTCTAGTTCATTAACTAATTCGTCTTCTTCAGTTCCAACTAAGATAACAGCTCCTAAGCTATCTCCATTAGAAATGATTGGAATCATAACAAATGAACGTTCAGTTGTTTCACCATCAACGATTTCTAATACTTCTTTACCTTCAGCAATTTTAGAAGTACGATTTTCAATCATATCACTTAATGGACGGCTAACACGACGATTTAAGTATTGTTTTTTGATGTCCCCTGCAGCCGCAATAATATCTTCACGATCTACAATTAAAATACCTTTTTTAGTTGATGCTTGCATAGCATCTGCATATTGTTGTGCAAAAGCTGAAATATCAGCAATTGGAGAGTATTTTTTTAATACTACTTCACCTGATTGATTAACGAAAATTTCTAATGAATCCCCTTCGCGAATACGCATAGTTCTACGGATTTCTTTTGGGATTACGACACGACCTAAGTCGTCAATACGACGAACAACTCCTGTTGCTTTCATCTTTCTCAAAACCTCACTTTCAAATTATCTAACATTAGTTTTTATTTTTTTTAATAAATTATACCTTTTTTACATCTTTTTTGAATCTTTCGAAATTTGTAAATAGTTGCAAAGCGTATTCAAACCATTGAAGTCTTTTTACAGCTGGTAAATCAAAAATAATATTTATTTTATTCTCTTTATACGCTAAACGAATCATAGAACCAATTTGATGAACAGCCTCAAATAATTTCTGTCCATCAATATCTTGTGTAATTTCTTCCTTTAATATGAATTCTATCGTATTTTTAGTCGATTTTGTTTTCACAAGATAAGGTTCAGTTAAATTTTTTAAAAACGTTAAATCAATTAAATATTTCACATCATCTGGGAAATCACCAAAGCGATCAATTAACTCATCGATGATGTCATCATATTCAGTTTGGGTTTTAATATTTTTAATTTTTTGATAAATCTCAATCTTAGTTGATTCATCACTAATGTAAAAGTCTGGTATGTAAGCGTCAACTTTCGTTGGAAAGTCAAATTCTAATTTTGGCATTTCAAAAGAAGCGACTTCAAAGTTGCTACCTTCTCTTGCGTGCACAACTGCTTCACTTAACAATTGAGTGTATAAATCTAACCCAACTGTATCAATGAATCCATATTGTTGTGCTCCTAGCATATCTCCAGCACCTCGTATTGCTAAATCTCGCATTGCAATTTTAAATCCTGAACCAAGTTCAGTAAATTCCTTAATGGTTTGTAACCTTTTTTCAGCATTTTCTGTTAATACTTTATTCTTTGGATACATGCAATAGGCATATGCAATACGATCGCTTCGGCCCACTCGTCCTCGTAACTGATAAAGTTGCGATAACCCCAGTCGATAAGAGTCTGATATGATCAGAGTATTAGCATTTGGTATATCAATCCCTGTTTCGATAATTGTTGTACAGACTAGAACGTTGAATTTTTTATCCTCAAAATCAGCCATCGTTTGTTCGAGTTGCTCTTTACTCATTTGGCCATGAGCATATTCAACAATTGCATCCGGAACTAATTTTTTAATTCGTGCCGCACGCTTTTCTATATCTGAAACCCTGTTATATAAATAAAAAACTTGTCCATCCCTAGCTAATTCACGTTCGATTGCATCACGAATCACCCCATCATGTTCTTCAAGTACATAAGTTTGCACTGGATAGCGATTCATTGGTGGGGTTTCAATAAGCGATAAACTTCTAATTCCAATCATCGACATTTGTAATGTCCTTGGAATCGGCGTTGCAGTAAGCGTTAAGACGTCAACTTCAGTTTTAAACTCTTTGATTTTCTCTTTATGTTCAACTCCAAATCGTTGTTCCTCATCAATAATTAAAAGACCTAAATCTTTGAATTTTACATCTTTCGATAATAATCGATGAGTTCCGACAACGATATCTATTTTACCACTTTTTATATTTGTTAGCAATTCTTGTTGTTCTTTTAGTGAGACATAGCGGTTTAATAGACCAATTTTAACCGGAAACTCCTTAAATCTAGAAACAAATGACTCATAGTGTTGTTTTGTTAAAATAGTAGTTGGTGCTAAATACGCAACTTGTTTCCCATCCATAACGGCTTTAAATGCAGCACGCATAGCTACCTCAGTTTTTCCATATCCAACATCTCCAATTAATAATCTATCCATTGGATGAGGTTGCTCCATATCTTCTTTAATTTCAGTAACAGCCTTTAATTGATCTTCTGTTTCAACATAAGGAAATGCATTTTCAAATGCATGTTGTTCGATAGTATCTTTTGAAAAAGCATATCCTGGTAAATGCTCACGTTGGGCAT is a window of Turicibacter sanguinis DNA encoding:
- the purK gene encoding 5-(carboxyamino)imidazole ribonucleotide synthase, giving the protein MSKLILPPSTIGIIGGGQLGRMMAIAAKQMGYKIAVLEPVANGPLAQVADIEINATYDDELALLSLFKQSDVITYEFENVSSEMIKQLESKGYLPQGNRPIAITQHRFLEKIAINDCGFKTAPFMKVESEAELRYAIKQLGYPAILKTTCGGYDGKGQWMLKTDEDILEVIPIVEGTECILEGFVPFEKEISVIVTRGTNGDVETFPVAENIHQNHILHLSIVPADISSELMIKAEEIARTLIERLDFVGTLAIEMFVIGDDIIINELAPRPHNSGHYTIDACNISQFEQHIRAVCGLPLIKPTLIEPAIMVNLLGQHVDYALKMWTTPEFHQAKVHLYGKEELRANRKVGHMTFTSKKREDLHKTVELFLENFPK
- a CDS encoding stage V sporulation T C-terminal domain-containing protein, with translation MKATGVVRRIDDLGRVVIPKEIRRTMRIREGDSLEIFVNQSGEVVLKKYSPIADISAFAQQYADAMQASTKKGILIVDREDIIAAAGDIKKQYLNRRVSRPLSDMIENRTSKIAEGKEVLEIVDGETTERSFVMIPIISNGDSLGAVILVGTEEDELVNELDINSVKIATAFLGKYLEG
- a CDS encoding formate--tetrahydrofolate ligase; translated protein: MKNDLQIAKEIELKPIIEIAKQLGIEDEVECYGKYKAKIDLSVMNQNKKDGKLVLVTAISPTKAGEGKTTMTVGLGQGFYHIDKKSVIALREPSLGPVMGLKGGATGGGYSQVLPMEDLNLHFTGDIHAITTANNAICALLDNHMYQGNECNIDPTKIVFKRCLDLNDRTLRDITIGQGSKVNGIERKDGFNITVASEIMAILCLATSLEDLKARIGNIIVAYTPDDHPVHVKDLKIEGAIAMLLKDAIKPNLVQTCEHTPAIVHGGPFANIAHGCNSIIATKTALKLGDYVITEAGFGADLGAEKFLDIKCREGKLTPDCVVIVATIRALKMHGGVEYEDLKEENVEALSKGIENLAKHIDSITQFNLPYIVAVNQFTHDTEAELEFLTSWCEQNNHPCEIANVWLNGGAGAKQLATRVVSLIEENNQTFNQIYERNQTLEEKILTIAQKIYGARGVNYTDEAKAQLETIKKLGYEDYLVCMAKTPVSLSDDPKVLGRPTDFDITIREVRISAGAGFIVCLTGNVLTMPGLPKEPAALKMDVTPEGECIGLF
- the purE gene encoding 5-(carboxyamino)imidazole ribonucleotide mutase is translated as MERIYEISPKPLVGIIMGSKSDFETMQEAMKVLEQLEISYEASVVSAHRTPDKMFEYAEAARNRGIKVIIAGAGGAAHLPGMVAAKTTLPVIGVPVQSRALNGLDSLLSIVQMPGGIPVATVAIGKAGAKNAGLLAASMLSTSYQEIAVYLENYRKEMTDSVLGDCDLNE
- the guaB gene encoding IMP dehydrogenase → MSTLNGKVVYQGLTFDDVLLIPQRSEVLPKDVSLKTKLTREIELNIPIISSAMDTVTESRLAIALAHQGGVGFIHKNMSIEEQAEEVRRVKLYQNGMISDPVTLSADITIAEANEKCKHYKVSGFPVVNENGILTGIITNRDMKYREDQTVKVSEVMTGRDALITAPVGTTLDEAKQILMQHRIEKLPIINDAGILCGLVTIKDIDKTMSYPNSCKDSQGRLRCGAAVGVGADTLDRVAALVDAGVDVITVDSAHGHSVGVIETVRKIKETYPQLQVIGGNIVTPEAAKDLIDAGADAVKVGIGPGSICTTRVVAGVGVPQITAVNEVYEYCKTVGVPVIADGGLKLSGDFVKAIAAGADCAMFGGLFAGCEEAPGEEILYNGRRYKTYVGMGSLAAMKRGSSDRYFQGGKQQEAKKLVPEGIEARVPFKGKLEDVVYQLCGGLRAGMGYCGTATIEDLKTNGKFVRITGAGLRESHPHDVEITQEAPNYQK